In a single window of the Etheostoma spectabile isolate EspeVRDwgs_2016 chromosome 3, UIUC_Espe_1.0, whole genome shotgun sequence genome:
- the sh2b2 gene encoding SH2B adapter protein 2: protein MNGAVVPGSPELSSSCPLPDWREFCELHARASAADFADKFQRFLSENPCYDSPGADVSFSQHFAHHFLACFSAALTQARESQASSPGEDGSNSAPKYSIVPFLGIQGCPLSYGHDFYQRRKDAGASSESLDSMDSGGGGIDRGSSGTTASRGPQPTHKVSALGQSRSSEDVSVNHPKTRFKKGFSLRNMSLCVVDGVKEMWHRRASPEPEGPSGARKANGGGVGGGGGAGGEAASGEKWSQKLRLPRGSQGHKAEMLEIQREGALRYMVADDTNCMGAAQWQKCRLLLRKTKRDEGGEKFLLEFYVPPKSSKPKVSIPLSAIVEVRTTMPLEMPDKDNTFVLKVENGGEYILETIDSLQKNSWVADIQDCIDPGDSGDDIELASCPHGQSSKDCSMVASCSCELLSEGVYRAPERPCPTTAEHYSAPSVRCREPPFTQHPSHMPLERFLQSPEAQGSTSSAGGIEGAKESDGDASLAGYPWFHGTLSRVRAAQLVLAGGARSHGLFVIRQSETRPGEYVLTFNFQGKAKHLRLSVNENGQCHVHHLWFHTVSDMLRHFHAHPIPLESGGSADITLRSYVQVQRSSTTDVTVPPVLTPPRDAGCRTDSAQPALHPPGITAPAGPPPDTPLSSSTSSSPIALPSLSRSDPGTGGGVGEGLQSRSNSSERLLDASSGASDDYHDADGTRRARAVENQYSFY from the exons ATGAACGGAGCGGTGGTGCCCGGTAGCCCGGAGCTCTCCTCCTCGTGCCCACTGCCAGACTGGCGAGAGTTCTGTGAGCTCCATGCTCGAGCCTCCGCTGCAGACTTCGCTGACAAGTTCCAGCGCTTCCTGTCGGAGAACCCGTGCTACGACTCGCCCGGCGCCGATGTCAGCTTCTCACAACACTTTGCCCACCACTTCCTGGCGTGCTTTTCTGCAGCGCTGACCCAGGCCCGGGAGAGCCAGGCATCCTCGCCGGGGGAGGACGGCTCCAACTCAGCACCTAAGTACAGCATTGTTCCTTTTCTGGGAATCCAGGGCTGCCCGCTGTCCTACGGACACGACTTTTACCAGAGACGCAAAGACGCCGGGGCTTCAAGTGAATCCCTCGACAGCATGGACAGTGGAGGGGGCGGGATAGATAGGGGAAGCAGTGGCACCACGGCTTCCCGAGGCCCCCAGCCAACACACAAGGTGTCTGCTCTGGGACAGTCCCGCAGCTCAGAGGACGTGTCGGTCAATCACCCAAAGACTCGCTTTAAGAAGGGCTTCTCCCTGAGGAACATGAGCCTCTGTGTGGTGGACGGGGTGAAGGAGATGTGGCACAGACGGGCCTCCCCTGAACCCGAAGGTCCCTCCGGAGCCAGGAAGGCTAATGGGGGAGGAgtaggaggggggggaggagcaggaggggagGCTGCAAGCGGAGAGAAGTGGTCCCAAAAGCTACGGCTTCCCAGGGGCTCCCAGGGCCACAAGGCTGAGATGCTGGAGATCCAGAGGGAGGGAGCGTTGAGATACATGGTGGCTGATGACACAAACTGTATGGGTGCCGCACAGTGGCAGAAGTGCCGCCTGCTGCTGAGGAAGACGAAGAGGGATGAAGGAGGCGAGAAGTTCCTGCTGGAGTTCTACGTTCCACCCAAG TCCTCAAAGCCCAAAGTGAGCATCCCTCTGTCAGCCATAGTGGAGGTGCGGACCACCATGCCGCTGGAGATGCCTGACAAGGACAACACTTTTGTTCTTAAG GTGGAAAACGGGGGCGAGTACATCCTGGAAACCATCGACTCACTGCAGAAAAACTCCTGGGTTGCTGACAtccaggactgcatagaccctGG TGACAGCGGCGATGATATCGAGCTGGCGTCATGTCCTCATGGTCAATCCTCCAAAGACTGCTCCATGGTGGCCTCTTGCAGCTGTGAGCTGCTGTCTGAGG GTGTGTATCGTGCTCCAGAGAGGCCATGTCCTACAACAGCAGAGCATTACAGCGCCCCGTCAGTCCGTTGCAGGGAACCCCCCTTCACCCAGCACCCGTCCCACATGCCTTTAGAGCGCTTCCTCCAGTCCCCAGAGGCCCAGGGCTCCACCTCTTCTGCAG gTGGCATTGAAGGAGCGAAAGAGTCAGATGGCGATGCCAGCCTGGCGGGTTACCCATGGTTCCATGGTACCCTGTCCCGCGTGCGTGCGGCTCAGTTAGTGCTAGCAGGCGGGGCCAGGAGCCACGGGCTCTTTGTGATTCGTCAGAGCGAGACACGGCCGGGCGAGTACGTCCTCACCTTCAACTTTCAGGGCAAAGCCAAG CATTTGCGTTTGTCAGTGAATGAGAACGGGCAGTGTCACGTCCACCACTTGTGGTTCCACACCGTGTCGGACATGTTGAGACACTTCCATGCCCACCCCATTCCCCTCGAATCAGGAGGCTCTGCTGACATCACGTTACGCTCCTATGTACAAGTGCAGCGAAGTTCCACCACAG ATGTGACTGTGCCTCCGGTCCTCACCCCTCCCAGGGATGCAGGCTGCCGGACAGATTCAGCCCAGCCAGCTCTCCACCCTCCTGGGATCACCGCGCCTGCAGGGCCCCCTCCCGATACCCCGCTGTCATCGAGCACCTCCTCCTCACCCATCgcccttccctccctctcccgcAGTGACCCAGGTACTGGAGGAGGAGTAGGAGAAGGGTTGCAGAGCCGGAGCAACAGCTCTGAACGCCTGCTGGATGCCTCTAGTGGTGCATCCGACGACTACCACGACGCTGACGGGACTCGCAGGGCCCGGGCAGTGGAGAACCAGTACTCTTTCTACTAA